The genomic window TAATTAGCCCCAATGCATTATATAATGCTAACTCAAAGATATACCCAATCctagtatatttaggattccgactttaattaatatctaaatttatcttaatcaatctctaatagatttaaatattaatcctaatctagttagatttatcctctaattaaaatttaaatcttaatttatctcaaacatatttaaatattaattcttatccaaataggatttaactaTAAATCTAATTAAATCCTAACAGTATATGTGGTTATCAGAATGCTGTGCTATCACATGATCACATCTAAGATTCCGAATTTTCTTAAGGACCTAGCCTTTATTTCGGTTCCATCGAAGCTAAGGCAAGATTGGCTAAACTAATGTGACCTTTTTTGGTTTGTCCTTGTCATCTTCCTTACAGAAAGTACGTAGAGTGAGGACCCAAAATCCCTACGACACAATGAACTATGGTATGGTGGGGGGCAGGTGGGCACATCAAAGCTTGATACGTCCAACTCAATGTCTCAGTGGCATTTACTTCACGACCTGAATCCATTATTACATAGCAAAACAGGGGCATTATGATCAGCAAGAACATGCGGGAGGTTAGACAGTAACAGCGCGACTCAGAAGAAAGTAAAGTGAATTAATTAGCTCTCACCGTCTTATTTTTACGATTGCTAGTGTTATCATGTAGCGGTCTCATCTTAGAATATATTGTGGTGTTGGGACGCCCGGATACATAGTTCGGCATTTTTTCGCTCCTTATTGCATCAAGATATTTAGTTTTCAGTTGATATAAGGTGCATGAGAAAGTGAGAAGCcatcaaacaaattaatatttatattttcttattaggACCTAACCAATGGCCCGTATATGCAATATCTTGTTCTAAGAAAAGGATAATAAAAGTCCTGTACGTACTAATGGAAAATTGCTCTCTATGTGGAATTACAAAAGAAAACTCCTACCCAACAAATTAATGTTGCCACGGATTAGCTATAGTTCCGATATTTAAACAGAAAGGAAAATATTAGTACACTTATTGGATTAGACGCTAGTATTGGTAAGTAGGCTTTCAATTTCTTAGCACAATTTGCTGTTACATCTGCTGTGCTTTAATTATTGATCCTTCATAGTTGATCATCGATTGATTGAAATTCTAGAGTGACCCCTTGGAACAACAACTGACATCCAGTGACCGACGAAGAATTACTTTGCAATAATATAGTTAACAAAATAGGCGCTGATAATGTGATCTTAGCCCGGAGGGAATGGCACGTCCCCCACTCGGGCGGGTGAGAGGATTAGGAACAACTGTTTGGTTTCTTCTCAACTATTTGACTAGCTTAAAGACGATACTGACCTAAAGCATGTGTTCTGTGAAAATCTGGTTGTATTTTGCCGAATTGCTGCTCAAGTGACCAATCTACATGCAGTTTCTCAGCAGAGACAGTTGACCAGAAGGCATAATTGCTGAACAGTTAAGCAGGCTTTGAAATAAACCCCATGTGGGATCGCGAGCTTATCCTGTTACCGTGGATTATGCGTAATTTGATCTGACTGCAGTTTAGACTTTCAACACAATGGAACCAGAAGCATCTCTGAGAGAGATCACGGATAAGCAcgattactttttttcttttttaatctgaATGTtgacccatatatatataataacttctttttcaacttttttttttttcttctttcttttttctttctagaaTAACATCGTTTTCAACTTTTCCCCTCAAAAAAAGTTAGTCAAACAGCAAAAGGAGTTTCACAAAATTGAACCAGTGACTTTTACTTTGATCGCAAGAGTAAACACCAATTCACTGGGCATCCAGGAGTCCGGGACAATCCCATTCGCACCATCCATGCGTGCTGCTTCTTTGTAACTCGGTCGCACGGACGCAAAGTCTGGCTATTGTTATCTTATTCGCACGCAATGCGGTAAGGCCGCGGGTTTTGAAGAACTGGCTCaacatttgctatcgatagagTGCTTAGGTACAATAAATCTACTCAACATCCAACATttacatttccaactaaatttatttctaaataaaataaacgaagcggataacatgctatcattctctcaaaaaaaaaaaaaaaaaaaacacatccAACATCCATGTAGCAGAATTTCTGTCGTTCAATAAAATTTGAGCATTCACTACCAACAGAGCAAATGAAATTGAacctttgttttgttttatatagaaaatttgatCATTACCTGCTGCACCAACAGCAATTATGTAATTATTAGCGTCCTTCCGTAAGGCCTGCTTTTGCTCTTCTAAGGCATTATGCACCAAAAGAATTCGAAAAAGGTTAAAACAATAGTCTGCTTAGACACTGACAacgaaaaatttattattattaatgattACTGCTAATTACAAGAACTTCACTGCTTTTTGACCTTAGAACAGCACGGCTCTTATCTTATTGCTACATAACCAAGGCATACAAGGCAGTTTGCAGCAGCCCCACCAGGCCACCACCCGCCGATGGACAAAACTCTCAAAAGAAGATCCCCATCCGCAAAATCAGACCAACCCACGAACTAACAGCAACCGGAGATAACTTACTAAGTTCTCGGCCTTTGCGATCATGATTTGGACTCCCAAACCAGTTGCAGTGGTGGGTCAGCCCAGTAATTACACTGAACAAGTCAAACTTTCAGCTTAGATAGCTAAAATATTTAGTATCGGGCGTCTGCACTTGCCTCCTTTCAAACTCCTATCTATACTGTGTTGTCGCCGCTTACATCAATGCATCTCCCACCAGCTCATGCAATCCACACATCTTAAATGGCGCAGAAGTACTTGAATTTGTACATCAAAACTAGTTATGCACCAAGCGGGTAGCAGGTGTCATCCCCACCAGTGCACCAGAGAAAATGGGCATAATTGGCCGTGTGGTAGCAGTTGCCTGGATCAACGCTGATGGCTTGCAGGTAGTTCTCCTCCGCCGTGCCCAGATCCTTCCGGGCCAACCACAGAAACCGTGCGTACTGGCTCAGCGACTCCGCATCCACTGGCTCAATACCCACTGCCCTCTTAAAGTAGTATTCCGATCTGCACGCATTTGTGCATGTAAATTCAAATGATAAATGAAATTCGGTTGGGGGGGAAACAGTTAATGCTAATGACCATGGATACTGATGTAAACGAGAAATCCTACACTTAGGAGCAAATTTTACAACGTTTTACAAACTTACTTAAGTGACCGTATTTAATTGGCAAGAAAGTAGCAATCACGAGATAATTGCTGTAATTCAGACGGCAATGGACAAAATTTAGCCACTTAATTTTGTTGTAAATTGTTGCAGAAGTTGCCGGTAAGAATAGCATTTTCCGATGTAAACAGTGGGCATTCAATTGAAACTAGTGACTGTAAATGATCACAGCCAGACTTAAGTAGACCTGTGATCAGTTCAAGCGGCAATCGGACTGGAAACTTTAATAAACAAGGAAATACCTGTCATGATCGCGGAGAACGAGATAGAGGAACTGAGCAAAGTTACAGAGGAGGAGAGGGTTCCCCGGATCCTCCGACAATGCCTGCTGATACAGGAGCTCCGTCCTCAAGTATTCCGCATAATCATCGTCTGCCGCCAACTCTGCGGTAAAGGGCGCAACGAGCCATTTCAGTGTCTCCGGATCCATGAGAGACTCATCCCTCGTGGTTGCTTGCATTCTGGAAGCTTCTTCCACCACCCTCTTCCAAACCGTCTCCTCATCTCCCTCCGTGGCCGGCGCCGCAGCTGCATCCTCTTCCAATCCTCCTTCCCCTGTCACCGCAGCTCGAACAGCCGAGGTCCCATGGGGAAGAATCGTACGGCTCTGATAGCAGGACGAAGAGGAGGAGCCGTCCGATCGCCCGTCGTCGGTCGCCCCAGCCACCGGCCGAACCTTACTTCCGCCGCCGCTTCCTCCTCCGACGGATGCCGTCCGCCCGACGGAGAACGTCTTGACGGACGCCGAGTCGAACCGCCGCTGCAGCTTCTGCTGGTGGCCGCTCtcgacgacggcgacggcggatTGGGTCGGCGTCGGCGGTGCGGCGTAGGCGTTGCGGGCCATGGAGTAGACGGTGAAGTCGGCGAGGAGGAGCATGACGGAGACCATGAGGGTCGGGGTGCAGGAGAAGACCTGCTGGAAGAGCCAGACGAAGGAGGCGTGGATCTCCTGGTTGACGCGGGCGAGGATCCCCTGGGGGGCTTCGAGGAGCTCCTGCATGTTCATGCTGTGGAGGGTGTAGCTGTGGAGCTCGCGGATGATGAAGACGAGGGAGGAGAAGGCCTTCTTCACGGAGCAGCAGCACGCCGACTCCCCGAACAAGCCCTCCTGCCGCTCCTGATGatgctgatgctgctgctgctgctcctgctgctgctgctgctgctgcttcttcttctgctttatGATCCGCAGAGACAGCGGCATCTCCACGCTGTTCGCCTTCCGCTCCACGGTCGCCGCGACCACCATGTCGTCCCGATCGGGCCACTCCGGCCCCCTTACCAGCCAGGGACGCACGGTCCCGTGCTCGTCCGCGGCGGAGAATGGCGAAGCGGAGGGGAAATGGGAACTGCCGCACCGTCCGGCCGCGTCTTCATTTCTCAGATCAGGATCTACGACGAAGCCATCGGCATCTTCGTTTCGAAGGCGACGGGCGAATTCCCGAAGCCTCCTCGCGAATTCCCCCTCCTCACCCTCGTCGTCGCTGCCGGGCAGTCTCGCGTTAAAAGGCCTCGGCGGCGCCGGCTGCCCGCCTCTCCCCCTGGCATCCGAGGGCCGCGTCCTCAGCAGCTTGCTGTATCCGGTGCCGAGGAAAGGCGACCGGAGCGCGACGACCTGACAAGCGATTGAGCGATCGGAGCCGTGGAAGGCTGCTTTCCTTGTAGAAGAGACGGATGATCCCACAGAAGCAGCGAATGCTtggacggaggaggaggaggaggaggaggaggagaggccaTGGGGTAACAGCTGCGACAAATGCAGGCGGGACCCCGCGGCGACCTGGACTCCCATTCTTTTGGTCGCCCGCTCCTCACTAGGATCCCAGGCCAGCCGAACCGTCAACTAAATACAAAGGAAAGAAATTACCaaattgaataataaataaacaattgATTAGGAATGAAAAGGTCAACAAACACCCGGAAAGCTCGTGAAAAGGATCCAGTAAGTAAAGCAGTCGTACTAGTAAAGAATCTTCATCTCCCTACCGCCATCATATTCATCACCGCGGTGAGAGAGAAACGGGCTTCAGCGATCCTCCTCTGAACTAACAGATATTTCCCGTCCACAGCAAAGGAAGaaggaaaataagaaaaaaaaagaaaaaagaaaaaacagaaagaaagtacaaggaggaggaggaggaggaggaggaggaggaagctcGCCCGAACTGGGTCGCTAGGCTGGTAATTTATTTGTCTCCGCAAATGAGAACGGGCGTCCTTGCCTACCACAAAGAATCTCACGGTGCCTCACTTGTGTACGGCTCTTcgggattttttttataaaataattttttaaaattttaaaattagcaaaaataactttttttaaattttatttgaaaaattaactttttttttttcgccacgtcagcgccacgtcagaattttttttaaagacggcagatcgttcaccgctttcttcCATTTTTTTAAAGACAGTGAATCGTTTCCCACTTtcttccatttcttttaaaggcggtgaatcttTTACCGCTTtcttccatttcttttaaagacgataaatcattcaccactttttatttatttactgtttctttctatatcccatatataatcctaacaaccatataaaaattttaacaaatcatatataatcttaacaatctttaaatcctaataatttatccatataattttatataatcttaactgtctaaaaatctaaataatctaaccatataataattttaataaatgaggtgaatgatttaccgtctttaaaataaaatagaagaaaGCGAGAAACGATTcaccattttaaaaaaaattggaaaaaagcGAGAAACAATTCACCGTATTTATAAGAAAATCCTGACATGGCACCCACGTGACAAAAGAAagattagttttacaaataaaatttttatagaatcaTTTtgctaattataaatttttgcaagggcattttataaaaaagcccgcTCTTCGCTCCCCCATCCACTCCACgactttaaataatataataatatgaatgaaaacacgactttaaataatataataatacgaATGAAAAGTGACAGATGAATACTGAGATGTGAGAAATATCTGAActtattaatttcttggaccacttttatttctcaatttatttttatttttttacttttaaataccATGAGGATTAGCGCGTAGAGAAAATTAGCGTCTTTAATCCCGTGACCTTCCGTTAAAGTCTCCTCTAGGAAGGAGAGTTAAAGCGGATCCGGCTCCACGTGTCAACCCTCTTCACGTGTGCCCACGGCTACGTGACGGTAGCCCTGCGCCAAGGGAAACGTGAACCGCCCATACTTTAACTCACACGTGTCCGTGAGGCGCCGTGAGGATAATGTGCACTCGGCGCCTCGCCTGTTCAAATTTCACCACCGCCTTTTGCAGCAGTACAAGAGCAGCAACCCTCCCCGTTTACTTCAATGGCCGTCTGAGGCCGCAGTTAAGAAAAATCAGAATATTTTAAagatggaaagagaaaaatatttgccgctgtattcaaaaatattaatttttaaaatcagtttatattattataatttgtaatctaaGATAATATAATATGAATTTACCCAAACGTCAATCACCTGTAGAAAATC from Ananas comosus cultivar F153 linkage group 23, ASM154086v1, whole genome shotgun sequence includes these protein-coding regions:
- the LOC109728458 gene encoding uncharacterized protein LOC109728458 isoform X2; translation: MGVQVAAGSRLHLSQLLPHGLSSSSSSSSSVQAFAASVGSSVSSTRKAAFHGSDRSIACQVVALRSPFLGTGYSKLLRTRPSDARGRGGQPAPPRPFNARLPGSDDEGEEGEFARRLREFARRLRNEDADGFVVDPDLRNEDAAGRCGSSHFPSASPFSAADEHGTVRPWLVRGPEWPDRDDMVVAATVERKANSVEMPLSLRIIKQKKKQQQQQQQEQQQQHQHHQERQEGLFGESACCCSVKKAFSSLVFIIRELHSYTLHSMNMQELLEAPQGILARVNQEIHASFVWLFQQVFSCTPTLMVSVMLLLADFTVYSMARNAYAAPPTPTQSAVAVVESGHQQKLQRRFDSASVKTFSVGRTASVGGGSGGGSKVRPVAGATDDGRSDGSSSSSCYQSRTILPHGTSAVRAAVTGEGGLEEDAAAAPATEGDEETVWKRVVEEASRMQATTRDESLMDPETLKWLVAPFTAELAADDDYAEYLRTELLYQQALSEDPGNPLLLCNFAQFLYLVLRDHDRSEYYFKRAVGIEPVDAESLSQYARFLWLARKDLGTAEENYLQAISVDPGNCYHTANYAHFLWCTGGDDTCYPLGA
- the LOC109728458 gene encoding uncharacterized protein LOC109728458 isoform X1; its protein translation is MNMMALTVRLAWDPSEERATKRMGVQVAAGSRLHLSQLLPHGLSSSSSSSSSVQAFAASVGSSVSSTRKAAFHGSDRSIACQVVALRSPFLGTGYSKLLRTRPSDARGRGGQPAPPRPFNARLPGSDDEGEEGEFARRLREFARRLRNEDADGFVVDPDLRNEDAAGRCGSSHFPSASPFSAADEHGTVRPWLVRGPEWPDRDDMVVAATVERKANSVEMPLSLRIIKQKKKQQQQQQQEQQQQHQHHQERQEGLFGESACCCSVKKAFSSLVFIIRELHSYTLHSMNMQELLEAPQGILARVNQEIHASFVWLFQQVFSCTPTLMVSVMLLLADFTVYSMARNAYAAPPTPTQSAVAVVESGHQQKLQRRFDSASVKTFSVGRTASVGGGSGGGSKVRPVAGATDDGRSDGSSSSSCYQSRTILPHGTSAVRAAVTGEGGLEEDAAAAPATEGDEETVWKRVVEEASRMQATTRDESLMDPETLKWLVAPFTAELAADDDYAEYLRTELLYQQALSEDPGNPLLLCNFAQFLYLVLRDHDRSEYYFKRAVGIEPVDAESLSQYARFLWLARKDLGTAEENYLQAISVDPGNCYHTANYAHFLWCTGGDDTCYPLGA